One stretch of Bacteroidia bacterium DNA includes these proteins:
- a CDS encoding tetratricopeptide repeat protein, with translation MAVIVFIVIVMVQCNQQGSQQVQDAHTAINSPYLNLHDSVKYVGSNVCRACHADKFESFSHTEMGMSFGKATKQKSSSFGHGNGYVYDTLKDLHYLSFWEGDDFFIKEFRIVNQDTVYQRKERIDYIIGSGHHTNSHMIQRNGFVFQAPMTFYTQNEIWDLPPGFRGNNSRFERRIESECMTCHNAYPKPDALSYNRFFEIPEGINCERCHGPGELHVARRQSAEFINNPHQFDSSIVNPKRLPYNLQTDVCQRCHLQGNNVLKPGKTFYDFKPGMSLSSVFTVFAPNYSEAEEFRMGAHSERLQMSQCFIVSNKGNTESYNPELSFTCITCHDPHVSVRTMQDDHFNQTCKSCHTTPKTVCSEMVENIRLKNNNCVSCHMPRTGAVDIPHVTVHDHYIRKNYDNKGAAGKGKLLGLRPINTKQADVASTFVGYVSYYEKFEQNPLYLAKAKELYDQLGNSQYALVLKIYYHYTSNEFTAITLLAGKIQEDSVKDGWTYYRVAKAFENTHNPKTAIQWMDRAVKLKSTFSPFWDALISLEIDTRQYAKAQQSLYNVLELDSRDDVAMGLQAKLYYLTGDIKNANQTALRTLKLNPDNFVALEILIRIADASGTKPPLYDYWKQRLSKG, from the coding sequence GTGGCAGTTATTGTTTTTATTGTCATTGTAATGGTTCAATGCAATCAACAAGGCAGTCAGCAAGTTCAAGATGCTCATACTGCTATCAATAGTCCTTATCTTAATCTCCATGATTCCGTTAAATATGTTGGTAGTAATGTCTGTAGAGCTTGTCATGCAGACAAATTTGAGAGTTTTTCACATACTGAAATGGGGATGTCTTTTGGAAAGGCGACCAAGCAAAAGAGCAGCAGTTTTGGACACGGAAATGGATATGTTTATGACACACTCAAAGATTTGCATTACCTTTCATTTTGGGAAGGAGATGATTTCTTTATAAAGGAATTTAGGATTGTGAATCAAGATACCGTCTATCAACGCAAAGAAAGGATTGATTATATAATAGGTTCGGGTCATCATACCAATTCACACATGATACAGCGAAACGGGTTTGTGTTTCAGGCTCCAATGACATTTTACACTCAAAATGAAATTTGGGATTTGCCACCCGGATTTAGAGGTAATAATTCAAGATTTGAAAGAAGGATTGAATCGGAATGTATGACGTGTCATAACGCATACCCTAAGCCGGATGCCTTGTCCTATAACAGATTTTTTGAAATTCCGGAAGGTATCAATTGTGAAAGGTGTCATGGACCGGGCGAATTGCATGTTGCACGCAGACAGTCAGCAGAATTTATTAATAACCCTCATCAATTTGACTCTTCTATTGTAAACCCAAAACGGTTGCCGTACAATCTTCAGACAGATGTTTGTCAGCGTTGTCATTTACAAGGAAATAATGTGTTGAAACCGGGAAAAACCTTTTATGATTTTAAGCCGGGTATGTCATTAAGCTCTGTTTTTACAGTATTTGCACCCAACTATAGCGAAGCAGAAGAGTTTCGTATGGGGGCACATTCAGAAAGACTGCAAATGAGTCAATGTTTTATTGTTTCTAACAAGGGTAATACCGAATCATATAATCCGGAATTGAGTTTTACTTGTATTACCTGTCACGACCCGCATGTGAGTGTACGCACTATGCAAGATGACCATTTTAATCAAACTTGTAAATCTTGCCACACGACACCCAAGACTGTTTGTTCCGAAATGGTTGAAAATATTCGGTTAAAAAACAATAATTGTGTGTCATGTCACATGCCCAGAACAGGGGCTGTCGATATTCCTCACGTTACGGTGCATGACCATTACATACGTAAAAATTATGACAATAAAGGTGCTGCCGGAAAAGGTAAGTTGTTGGGGTTAAGACCTATAAATACAAAGCAAGCAGATGTTGCTTCAACTTTTGTGGGTTATGTGTCATATTATGAAAAATTTGAACAAAATCCTTTGTATCTAGCTAAAGCAAAAGAACTTTATGACCAGTTAGGAAACTCTCAATATGCGTTGGTGTTAAAGATTTATTACCACTACACATCCAATGAATTCACTGCAATTACCCTACTTGCAGGAAAAATTCAGGAGGATTCAGTAAAAGATGGATGGACTTATTATAGGGTTGCAAAAGCATTTGAGAACACCCATAATCCAAAGACCGCTATCCAATGGATGGATAGAGCTGTTAAGCTCAAATCCACTTTTTCACCTTTTTGGGATGCTCTAATTTCATTAGAAATTGATACACGTCAATATGCCAAAGCACAACAAAGTCTCTACAACGTCTTGGAACTTGATTCTCGCGATGATGTAGCCATGGGGTTGCAGGCAAAATTGTATTATCTGACGGGTGATATCAAGAATGCTAATCAAACTGCACTCAGAACACTTAAACTCAACCCTGATAATTTTGTTGCGCTTGAAATTCTAATAAGAATTGCTGATGCAAGCGGTACGAAACCACCGTTATATGATTATTGGAAGCAAAGATTATCAAAAGGATAG